AATGCGGTTTCTTTTACGTGAGTATCATTCTGTTATAACAGgtttttaaaaactatttcGTTCTCAAGGTTATTCCGGCAACGTGTTTTCAAAACTAAAGTATTGTTTCAGTTGGTTACACAAGCAGCAGGAAAGTTTTAAAGATAATAACTAAAGTCCTTTAAGGATCCATAAGTTAAGTTAGTTCCATAGTTTAAGGGTACAGGTTAAGGTCAATAGGTCAATAGGTATAGGTCAATAGGTTAAGGGTCCATAATAGGTCCATAGGTCAACATATTTTTTGCTTGAGTTTGTTTCCACTAGAAGTAAGTTgtgagttttcaaataaaatttaaaaattgttgtttttccgAAAAAAAGGTATAAGCGGTCTAACAAACGCACGCATTTGGAGTCAAATCAACAAACATTCTACTAAGTTGTAAGACCGCATTGCTAAAGTTGACCAACACAGTCAACACAAACCATCAAAATCGTGCAACTTAAATTTGGTGTTTTGTGTTTCAGTTGTCACGAATGCCGTTCTCATCTCAAACCTTCTTAACGCGTATATGGGTCTAGTTTTCATAACAGGGCCTATGGTCGTACTTGGACCTCGGATTGGCGCCGTCTCCCTAACCCTCTCAGGTATAACGCTTGTGCACAGCGTAGGCCTACCTGTTTCACATACAGTGTTGTTGAAAAAGATTAAGTTAAGTTCCAAACCTTACCGTTAACTTTTAATGTTAAACAAAAGATTAGATCATGATACAACTTTTatctaattttacaaaaactgtTGTTTCAGGCTCCCTTCTTATTCTCACTATGTCTCTCTACGTCATTCCCTTTTTGAGACTAATGACGCAAAACCAGACAAATTTGACGGCGGAATTACGTCACTATTTTGAGGCGGATGAGAGCAAAGAGTTTGGTCTCATCTCCTACGATAACGGAAGAACATTTGATCCTCTTCAGCCATTCCGGACTGGATTCGTCGAATCCAAGATTGCACTCGTATCCGATAGTAACCTTTTAATCTGCTGCGGGGTTACTATAGGTCAATGGCTTGCTTTCTATCTCGTTTACGTATTTATGTTGCTCTGTCCGAAGAAACAAAACTCAGCGTGGATTAAACTTGACGTTGTTGTTGACGATGACGTATATTGACATGCAATGCTGTCTGTttaaatacaaatttatttgaaatttttcatttgtaaaGATGACTTTGTTTAGTGTGTACCGTTTAGTGGGTTGCTTTGCAGTTACTTTGGTAAGTTTGGTGAGACTTTGTACTGTGTGGTTTGTTACTGAACTAGTTGGTTAATAACGTTAACTATATAAGCattgttaatgttttttgAAGTTTCGTAAGCGCAGACAATATTTGAACATCGTAAATTTAAACGAAAATGAAATATCGCTGAGAACGTTTGACAAATCGCGTCCatggttggttggttgaatttctttaGTTTTGTCAAGTAGATAAAAAAGTTCTAGAACTGTCAAAGACTATTGTCGTTGTTCGGTCTTCCGGCACAAAACCAAGAATTTGTACATGAGCACCGCTTGACCGCAAAAGAAAATGTGGACTAAGACAACGCTAATTGAAGTTCATTCTCGTTTTAAGAAGAGCAAATTCGtaaatcttaaaattttttaagccttttttgaataaaatgttttgaaatgcttTCAGTGGAAAATGTGATGTGCGACATGGGACGGACATCCAATAATATCTTAACTTAAAGCATCAcccagttttaaaaaaacataattatttatatttaagtCACCAGAAAATATGCtttcaatcattttaattatttgacAGCGGCGTTTTCCCAACCTTTGCGGGCAGAGAGCAAGGCGAATGGTGGTTCCATTGTTGCTACAGTTCTGCACTCAATGCTGCGTGAGGCCGTTAGGAGGGACAGGACAAAGATATTATCTGGCCGAGCTGGAAAGGAGTTTCTGAGGCGTTAAAAGGGTCAAAAATGATGCTTCGTTGCAATTAGCTTCTTACATTTCTTTGTTGTGTAAGAAACAAGCATTGTGTGTTCGCACTCAAGTGAAAATACAATAAATGCAAGATGCTGAAACTTACTGCTTGTAGTTACTGTTATTGTATTACTAACTTACTACTTGTTTATTTCGTCATTATGATCTGGGTAAGATGGTTCGTGTGTCAAATGGATTTTCGCTATATTTGCCAGACTAGTAAAAATGTTGAAACTGTTTCATAAATATGCCTTCCATCGGTGACCATGTTTGTGACTGGTGTTCTATTTGGTTGGTCATCAACTAAAAATCAAAGCAATGCTGACAAGCTGCTCATGTCGATACTTGACACCAACGCCTGCTGCATGAAAGTAAGTAGGCTATTCCCAAACCCATTGCAAGGAATGAGTATTTCTAGTCACCACCATCttggtgggattcagccggcTTGTGCGAACCGGTTCTTGCAACGTTAATGACCTCCGCGAACCGGTTGTATAGGCGTAACCGCGTATGTGTCGGCCTATGTGCATATCAGTCCCGGTTCAATATCTCATGCTGCTACAGTAAGAGAACCGgatgtaaaaatatttgaaccaAACCACTGCCATATTTGGAAAAAGGAGGGGCATTGGTTTGGCAACATACGTCGTTACGTCTTCATTCTTTACAAAATTATGCATCATATATTGCCATTGCCAATTACCACCTTTGACTTTTGAACGTAGCCTataaacatgaaaatacattttattttgaggcGTTTT
The Clavelina lepadiformis chromosome 4, kaClaLepa1.1, whole genome shotgun sequence DNA segment above includes these coding regions:
- the LOC143452007 gene encoding uncharacterized protein LOC143452007; the protein is MCWWTFLAATDRSDSYAKKIETVKSIIIAMLMGLFWLSAFGLVCVVSLTYFEYHIKACFTVDVMTYVNLNQSEQNFMANSLFEKSVCLLIDPYNVEMKTNSTFENSKSTLTPNVVTNAVLISNLLNAYMGLVFITGPMVVLGPRIGAVSLTLSGSLLILTMSLYVIPFLRLMTQNQTNLTAELRHYFEADESKEFGLISYDNGRTFDPLQPFRTGFVESKIALVSDSNLLICCGVTIGQWLAFYLVYVFMLLCPKKQNSAWIKLDVVVDDDVY